The Candidatus Delongbacteria bacterium genomic interval TGATGAAGATGGAGAGGTTGAAAAGGATGAGATTCTGATGCTTCCAATAGTTCCATCACTAAGAATTAACTATAGCTTTTAATGAGGATTACCATGAAATACTTAATTATAATTTTATTTGCAATACTTCTATTCTCATGTTCAGAAACAACTGATACGAAACCTGAAAAAAAAATGACAGTGTATTGCTATGCAGAAGCGGACTCCACTTTTGACAGACTTTCTTTAACAAGAAATGCTGATTTTAATGAACTTATAACTCAAGAAGTTTTAGGGATTTCTGGTGCAGAAATAAAGCTTTTTGAAAATGAAACTGAAATAGGCTTACTTAAAGAGTCTGAAGTTGAAAATGGAATATATTTTTTGGACAATCAAGAGTTCAAATTTGTAGCAGGAAATGAATATGAACTAAAAGTTACTCACCCAGATTTTCCATATGTATCAGCAAGGACAGTTTGTCCGTTTCCTCTTGATGATATAATTGCAAAAGATGTATCATCCAACAGTATTCTTGAATCGTATGAAGATAACCCTCTAGCAGTCGATACTTTGGAGTATTACCCAAGTATAGAAGTCAGTGAAGATCCTTTATTGTTTTTCAATTTTGATGAAAGTTCATTAGATAAAAACAATGGCATCGCTATGATAAAATATATTCCTTTA includes:
- a CDS encoding DUF4249 family protein, which gives rise to MKYLIIILFAILLFSCSETTDTKPEKKMTVYCYAEADSTFDRLSLTRNADFNELITQEVLGISGAEIKLFENETEIGLLKESEVENGIYFLDNQEFKFVAGNEYELKVTHPDFPYVSARTVCPFPLDDIIAKDVSSNSILESYEDNPLAVDTLEYYPSIEVSEDPLLFFNFDESSLDKNNGIAMIKYIPLDRDSINFLEHFDDFDDLDISVRAFKWEELYGKDNYNFFISYVKTWWYEFYCAKDHFIVLSATDEAYANYIESSHNGNNLDVYTNVENGKGLFTIKNSTGAKNRYRVYIKDMKTDD